ATGCTATCAAGCTCGGATTTTGAGTTTAAATCCTGACTACAAACTTTATTTCTAATTGATTAAATCTTATACGTGTTGGTAATTAAGATATTAAATGCTCGTGTGAGCTGATAGTACTAACTAAATATGAAAGATCACATAATGTGTTTAGTCAGAGAACTAGAGAAAATTCTGatctattcaattttttcaagcaATATCAGTATCTGCAGGAACTCTTGTGACAAACTGATAGATGTTTCATTTCCAagttatagatataatatataaatatatatatatatatatatatctttaatatCCTAAAAAGATGTTGATTTATAATGAGTTTTCTTCCATGTAGGAGTTGGAAATCCAGGTAAAGATACCAATGACTACAGTCATAAACAGAATCGTGCTGATCAGATGGAACATCGTATCGTAAGTTGACGCAAAAATGTTGCTGGTAGTGTCGCATTTTGTAGTTTTTATGAAAGtagttttacataaaaatagatTAGAATAGAAAGAACGTCAGGTTTTCTTTCTTGTTGGTCCTGATCCTGATAGGCTAATGATAAGTAAATtgaaccaaaaaatatatatatatatatatatataaagaatccAAAATTTAGAATTGGGATGAATGGATTTCCAATTTATTTCCAAGAAAATAATTGCTCTCTGATTTGAAAATGTATCAGCATGGAGAAAAGATGACACGATACACTCCAGCACCTAAGAGTTCTGTTAAAGCCCGAATAAAAGCAATGATTTCTGAGGAGATGTACAGAAAGAAGGGCCGGCATCACCGGAGTTCAACCTTTCCGGCTCGATCACATTTGCGACGGATTGATTCCATTCATCATTTGGAACCTTTAGATATTATGGATCCACTTACTGATATGGTATCAGATATTGGAAGCCCTGTAACTTTTCAACAAAAACATGATCCTTCTTCGGCTACCAGCAGCACATTGGATTCACTCCCTTTGGTGTGTTTTGAGGACCCAATTACAAGCGACAATGGGTATGATCAAGAGCGTGGCAACATGTTTATGGGAGAATACAGGGAGAATAACCAGATTGATGAGTATGATCAGAAGTTAGTAACAGAGAACAACACACATTTTGTGGCAAAGATGGACAGCATAGAGCAAGATATGTTGGAGAAGAAGTTGGTGCATGCAGAGGAACTCAATGCAGAGGGTTTGCTACATAGAAAGGAGTTCCGGGATGCTCTCGACATTATCAATGAAAACAAGAATTTGttattgaaagttttgaatgatcCAAGCTCTCCTTTGGCCCAACATTTCCACAATCAACAGGCATTGAGTGCAAAAATAGGATTGAATAAATGGGGGTCATTCCCTTTGCCTGGCTCATCAGGCAGatcaaaagaaaaaggcaagTTGCAAATTGGGAGTCAATCACAGAAGTCGATGCCATCAAAAGTTGAGAATGATGTAGATGGAAATCTAAAACCAAACACAAAAACAGGTGAGATACGTGAGAATCAAATCGTTATCAAGCGTTACAAGGATGTTAAACAGAAGATACAGCATTTTATTAAGGAAAGCAGGAAAGAGAGGCATCGGATAGCTATGGATTCTGTGCTTCACAAAATTCCTCATGGCAAAGGATTTCCCAATGAATGGGAGAAGGAGATTCTCAGTCAACTGAAGGATCCTGTAGTGAATAGAGAGGGTAAAGGGAGTCCTGAAAGCAGTTATGAGGATGATTATGATGTAGCTTCCCTCAGAAAGTTTAAAATACGTCACATCAGAAGAACATCATCCCTCAAAGAATCAGTGGACAGATATTGTCGGTTGTACGAGACAAGTTTTAATAGAGAGTCCAAACAGCAAATCTCTGAGAGTTCCAACTTAACTACAGGAGAGAGACCTTCACCTTCAGAAAGCGCCACAAAGTCCCTGTCAAGGGTTCATTCTTTACCTGATCTCAAATCATATATCTATCAGAGTGGCGACTCCTCTGGTGCTTTTTCTTCAGGAATGATGTCTAGGGCTTTTGATAAACAGAGCAGGCTAGACCTTCCTGTTGATTTGGGAAATGAGTTACATTCA
This sequence is a window from Carya illinoinensis cultivar Pawnee chromosome 9, C.illinoinensisPawnee_v1, whole genome shotgun sequence. Protein-coding genes within it:
- the LOC122275555 gene encoding uncharacterized protein LOC122275555, with product MRKKQFSDNDRSLSVESNYHPGCTGNILQIIRYHHWRHAKKTFTHLRRAGGRHLLAAGVGNPGKDTNDYSHKQNRADQMEHRIHGEKMTRYTPAPKSSVKARIKAMISEEMYRKKGRHHRSSTFPARSHLRRIDSIHHLEPLDIMDPLTDMVSDIGSPVTFQQKHDPSSATSSTLDSLPLVCFEDPITSDNGYDQERGNMFMGEYRENNQIDEYDQKLVTENNTHFVAKMDSIEQDMLEKKLVHAEELNAEGLLHRKEFRDALDIINENKNLLLKVLNDPSSPLAQHFHNQQALSAKIGLNKWGSFPLPGSSGRSKEKGKLQIGSQSQKSMPSKVENDVDGNLKPNTKTGEIRENQIVIKRYKDVKQKIQHFIKESRKERHRIAMDSVLHKIPHGKGFPNEWEKEILSQLKDPVVNREGKGSPESSYEDDYDVASLRKFKIRHIRRTSSLKESVDRYCRLYETSFNRESKQQISESSNLTTGERPSPSESATKSLSRVHSLPDLKSYIYQSGDSSGAFSSGMMSRAFDKQSRLDLPVDLGNELHSDTLVGSKIEEKVGENNSCISDEVGSTPIANNEANAKVGFDVDDFGNLTARDIASCNEDIKEDFGRIKEPIASLEELIPDSLPGFSFVEDTTCPEQSSIAEDIGSMKEPIASLEELIPDSLPGFSFVEDTTCPEQSSIAEDIGSMKEPIAKLEELIPAPLPDSNFINDTTSPEQFSLGEDSKLKARNSYRPDNLANQRHVSGMDTSEVAAGGVELEEVEPFNTPSDPKTLHLEVDAKDKAEFNYVRDVLELSGFSGNESLATWHSEDQPVNPSVYEEVEGCLLPDAEFSGKEVGNCSHPLLFDLINEVLMEMFGRSYSYCPKLLSPLSHIRPIPSGHHVLEEVWTLMSWYLSSRPGSDQSLDYSVSRDLSKSDWWMNLQFDTECVGLELEDLIFEDLLEEVF